One Sphingomonas endolithica DNA segment encodes these proteins:
- a CDS encoding DMT family transporter, translating into MTSGANRLAFAALIGANVALAFGPWFVRMADTGPVAAGFWRVTLAAPVLLAAAFGTGWRPTGLGRGLWLMLAVAGVSFAADLASWHLGILRTTLANATLFGNSATLIFPLYGFLIARAWPSRMQGVALLLAAIGAALLMGQSYSLNPRNLAGDLLCLLAGILYTLYFICMARARDTMAPLPALALSTIAGIVPLLVFALALGEKVMPNDWTPLVGLALASQLIGQGLMIYALGRLSPLVVGLALLTQPVVAAAIGWIVYDERLGFPDLIGAGLVAVALVLVRRTPAVAPADAGPRMAAKDIS; encoded by the coding sequence ATGACCAGCGGTGCCAACCGGCTCGCTTTCGCCGCACTGATCGGCGCCAATGTCGCATTGGCTTTCGGCCCATGGTTCGTGCGCATGGCAGATACCGGGCCGGTCGCCGCAGGCTTCTGGCGCGTGACGCTGGCGGCACCGGTACTGCTGGCGGCGGCATTCGGTACCGGGTGGCGGCCGACCGGGCTCGGTCGCGGGCTTTGGCTGATGCTGGCGGTCGCGGGAGTGAGCTTTGCGGCGGATCTTGCTAGCTGGCACCTCGGCATCCTGCGCACGACGCTTGCCAATGCGACCTTGTTCGGCAATTCGGCGACGTTGATCTTCCCGCTCTACGGCTTCCTGATCGCTCGCGCCTGGCCCAGTCGCATGCAAGGCGTGGCGTTGCTGCTGGCGGCGATCGGCGCGGCGTTGCTGATGGGCCAGTCGTACAGCCTCAACCCGCGTAATCTGGCCGGCGACCTGCTGTGCCTGCTCGCTGGCATTCTCTACACCTTGTACTTCATCTGCATGGCGCGGGCGCGCGACACGATGGCGCCGCTGCCCGCGCTGGCGCTATCGACGATTGCCGGGATCGTGCCGTTGCTGGTGTTCGCCCTGGCCCTGGGTGAAAAGGTGATGCCCAACGACTGGACCCCGCTGGTCGGCCTGGCACTGGCCAGCCAGCTGATCGGCCAGGGGCTGATGATCTACGCGCTGGGGCGTTTGTCGCCGCTGGTCGTCGGGCTGGCATTGCTGACGCAGCCGGTGGTCGCCGCGGCGATCGGCTGGATCGTGTATGACGAACGGCTGGGCTTCCCCGATTTGATCGGCGCAGGCCTCGTGGCGGTAGCGCTGGTG
- a CDS encoding alkene reductase produces the protein MPSLFDPIQLGAITAPNRILMAPLTRGRADRNHVPTEIMAEYYTQRARAGLIISEATGISREGLGWPYAPGLWNDEQVEAWKPITSSLHAAGGHIVAQLWHMGRQVHSSVIGGQPVSSSATATAGHAHTYDGKQEFETARPLQIDEIPRLLEDYATATKNALAAGFDGVQVHGANGYLIDQFLRDNANFRDDIYGGTSENRVRLMREVVERVASVAGADRTSIRLSPNGDSQGVDDSNPGSLFTLAAKALDEIGIAFLELREPGPEGTFGRTDVPKLSPQIRQVFNGPLVLNSDYMTAEEAQAAIDSGVADAIAFGRPFIANPDLPERLRTNAPLATSEMSTWYSQGPRGYIDFPALETAAA, from the coding sequence GTGCCCAGCCTGTTCGATCCCATTCAGCTGGGTGCCATTACCGCCCCCAACCGTATCCTCATGGCGCCGCTGACGCGCGGGCGCGCTGATCGCAATCACGTGCCGACCGAGATCATGGCCGAATATTATACGCAGCGCGCCCGCGCGGGGCTGATCATCAGCGAAGCGACCGGTATCAGCCGTGAAGGTCTCGGTTGGCCGTATGCCCCGGGGCTGTGGAACGACGAGCAGGTCGAGGCGTGGAAGCCGATCACGTCGTCGCTCCATGCCGCAGGCGGGCATATCGTCGCGCAATTGTGGCATATGGGCCGTCAGGTCCACTCCTCGGTGATCGGCGGCCAGCCGGTATCGTCCTCCGCGACCGCCACCGCGGGCCATGCGCACACCTATGACGGCAAGCAGGAATTCGAGACCGCGCGGCCGCTGCAGATCGACGAGATCCCGCGCCTGCTGGAAGATTACGCCACCGCGACCAAAAACGCGCTCGCCGCCGGGTTCGACGGCGTCCAGGTGCATGGCGCGAATGGCTATCTGATCGATCAGTTCCTGCGCGACAACGCCAATTTCCGTGACGACATCTATGGCGGCACGAGCGAGAACCGCGTTCGCCTGATGCGCGAAGTGGTCGAGCGCGTGGCGAGCGTCGCGGGTGCCGACCGCACCTCGATCCGCTTGTCGCCCAATGGCGATTCACAAGGCGTCGACGACAGCAATCCGGGCAGCTTGTTTACGCTGGCGGCCAAGGCACTCGACGAGATCGGCATTGCTTTCCTCGAACTGCGCGAGCCAGGCCCCGAGGGTACGTTCGGCCGCACCGACGTCCCCAAGCTCTCGCCGCAGATCCGCCAGGTGTTCAACGGCCCGCTGGTGCTCAATTCCGACTATATGACGGCCGAAGAGGCGCAGGCTGCAATCGACAGCGGCGTTGCCGATGCGATCGCGTTCGGCCGCCCGTTCATCGCCAACCCGGATCTGCCGGAGCGATTGCGCACCAATGCGCCACTGGCAACGTCGGAGATGAGCACCTGGTATAGCCAGGGACCGAGGGGCTATATCGACTTTCCGGCGCTGGAGACCGCAGCGGCCTGA